The Cyprinus carpio isolate SPL01 chromosome B22, ASM1834038v1, whole genome shotgun sequence genome contains the following window.
tattttaataagtaccgcattttctttacttgtcttatttttgtatttgtaatgaatacagcctgtgcgtagtaacacttattttgttcaaatctattaacaataacacgattaaaactgatcttgaaaaaccgAGTGACCACAtagctacattaaactctgtaaaattgtaccatgcacttaatgcctcatctgcggtcattcttcaagaacgttcattagttaacattagttaattacattagttaacatatataaataacaaataataatgaacaatatttccacagaatttattaatattagttcgttaatttcagcattttcagcattagtgtttgtaaacattaatgcattgtgaactaacatgaacgactctatttttattaacattaacaaagattaataaattgtgtaataaatgtattgttcattgttgattcaggttagttaatacaattaatgttaacaaatgacatcttattgtaaagtgttattaatatttattcatcattctgttgaacttgacagtattttctctcttgttatttcataggagcttcaaagaagacagaGTCTTGTGCGCTGCgtttatcagtgtccttgtgttcgttgggtgaaaaagaaaaactcaataagtaaaaaataatttgactgatatctttttCCCCACCgagtttctatagatatcacgacATATcgatattgtgaattattatggccacaataaccgtgatatgaaaaatctaatatcgtgacagccctaacacacacacacacacacacacacacacacatatgaaaaatctaatatcgtgacagccctaacacacacacacacacacacacacacacataccccattcaaaatatatatatactcaaggagtgtggggtggggggttgtgagttcaagtctcgggccggcaggaattgtaggtggggggagtgaatgtacagcactctctccaccctcaataccacgactgaggtgtccttgagcaagacaccgaacccccaactgctccccgggcgctgcagcataaatgatacccactgctcggggtgtgtgttcacggtgtgtgtgtgcactttggatgggttaaatgcagagcaccaattctgagtatgggtcaccatacttggctgtgtgtcacttttcactttttttttcactttcgtCACTATATTACAAGAATTTTATAAGCTTTTCAACTTAAAACAGATTAGTAAGAAGAATAAATAGTAAGTCACACAGTAGTGCTCCTCATTATTCTCCCAGTCATTTCCTGTTTCTACGACACTGTGACTATTAAAGGACAAAAAAGTATTTCatgatcatatttttttagaGGTATTATCTGGGGGGGAAAAAGACAAACCTCCTCCATCACTTGCTATTTTTGTGCTCTCTTTGAGATCAGAATCCTTCTTCTCTTTGTCATCTTCTCTGTCTGAAGCTCCAGATCTGCTCAGATCTCCATCCACTGGTGTTGCATCACCTCCATCCTCATACATGTTACAGAGGAGAAATTCTTCATGTTCTTTCTTGAGTATCtcttctgttcttctgaacaaCTCAGAGCGCCGTCTAGTGTTTACTGTATCAAACTGTAGATGTCCTCCTCCACACTCCTTTATTAAATCATGAATAGCATTATTTGTGATCAAACAAGTCAGATATATCAATCCGCGTGTGTCTTCATCAGTAGTCAGCACTATAGTGTGTTTCATGGCCTGCTCACTGAAGAGGTTCAGCAGATATTTCACTCTGTGTCTGTCGTTCTCTCTGAAGTCATTATACTGCATTATGAGTATGAACACATGAGGTCCTGGAGCAGACAgagaaacacactctctcactgtcTGTGTGATCTGATGCTGTGAGAGATTCTGCTGGAGCAGGTGAGGAGGGTTTATAACTGTGATGtgtctctcctccatctctccaCTGATTCTCACACTGTGCTGCTGTGAATAAGATGAAGCTTCACTGTGAAACGCTTCTGTTCCCAGTAAAGTGTTTGCCACTCGGCTGTTTTCTGATCCATTCTTTCCTATCAGAACAATCCTCAGATCACTCACTGAAAAAGAGCACAGACACACGCTTCTGTTCCCAGTAAAGTGTTCCCCACTCGGCTGTTTTCTGTTCATATAAAAATTCCACAGAATTAGCAGATTTAACACAAGTATTAAGGTTAAAATATCACGTAACCCTTTCAAAAGATTTAAGAACATCTATGAAATATGTCCATTTGTTTAATACTGAAGAGTTATCATCAGTCATTTTATTGACTTACTATTGGGATGATCAGTACTTGgacttttatacattttgttcaCTAATAATTAAAGAATGGCAGCTGCATAGAGCCCTGTGAGCAGCAGGGATTCACTAACTGAGCCTCAATCACTTCTGTGAGAAGCACTTggaaattctgcttagggcctcAAACATGCTATTCATCAGTTAACAGACTGATCTCACAGAAAACACCAACAGGACGAGGAATTATAGCCTTCTTCATTTCAAAGGATTTTGTCAAGCTTTGGAGATCTTcagataattttttgtttttgaaagacacaACACACAGAAACAGCTTCAGCTGCAATATgcagagataatttttttgctctATGCTCAAGGCTACTGTATCAAAAGTACTGCCTGATgtcacaaaacataaataaacacaaatgagatctcaGCTGTGACAGACTggaatatttttcaataaatgacAACTTACATCAATCTGTTCCTCAAACAAAGTTACTGTACAGGTTcagaaaaaaagggttttatttattttttacataacttATTAAATGTTGACATATTGGGActaattgttattttcatttttgggtgaactatattttaattgttaaaacacAATATCACAACACATAAATGTTTGACAAATCTTAGTATTACTGcttgtaatttaatttacttaCTGTCAGGACGAACAAGATCTAGACTACGTCTACGTGCTGCTGCTAGAAGAAAAatcatacacagagagagagagagagagaacagataGTTTATccattataaatcattttaaaaagcacgTGCACTGAAAACCTGTGACTTCACAATGTTATTGATACACAGATCAACACTAATTAAATTGGTGAAATTATGATTTTCCTTATATTCAGAACATCTACAGTGTGTCAGAATTACACTTCAGCTCATAAGTGCTGCAATGACACAGCctacatataattttaataaacagGCTATTGCCAGAAATCAACAAAGATAAGTGTAAAGACTCGAGGATTAATGAAAAACACCTCACGCAGAAGTTTAGTTACTTCCTGGTTTTCAATTACACGATTAAACAAATGTTAGTGCgcagtgaaatataatttaataaactaaaCGAAGTTAACAACTGTCTTCCGTTggctaatatttaataaataattcataaatcatCGAGGAAACGTGgtggcatatatatatgtatgtatatgtatccGAAATGTTTCTTACCTGACGCCATTTTCACAGCAACACAAATCGAAATCGAAACAAAAGCACTGACAGAGAGCCGACCTGCGCCCCGCCTGAAGAGGCTGAAACAATTTTACACTTATTGAAATTAAACTTGTTGCCTCCATTTATTTTCCTTCTTTAAACCAGAAATGATATACGGAAGATTCTTCTTTAATTGTTCTGATGATAAGAAGCAGATGCAAActcttaaaatgatttttaataaatatatataaatgcagtaGCAGCTCCTTGCCATTAGTGATCTCGACACACAAAACCGTTCTCGTTATTTAGGATGACTTCACATCAACTTCAAAACTGAGTTCTGCGAACAGAGCAAAAACATGCTGAATGAGATCTTTTCAATATCTTCCCCAAAAATGCTTGCAGTGAAATGAAGAGTCGGTTTGCCCACATGAAAAATATACCTGCAGTCATCTCAAAAATCTGCAGTCATCTCAATACAAACCCAAATATTTCTCTGGGTCGCACTTCGATCTTTATGATTTCTCATTAATAATCGCTGAACACATGCAGACGCGCAGCTGGAAAAGCTTTAGTCAGTGTGTTCGCGTGATTCAGCCAGAGGGTGGCGCTCTAATAGTGAATAATAAACTATAAGGACACTTTATTATAGGTTACTTTATACTATAAAGTTTATAATGTTCTGACTTGTCTATAGTCTGTGGAGAAACAttcattgtattttgtatatgaTAGCCTACTTGTACACGTGACTGTAAACATGACTTTAACTTAACGTT
Protein-coding sequences here:
- the LOC122141612 gene encoding GTPase IMAP family member 8-like translates to MSDLRIVLIGKNGSENSRVANTLLGTEAFHSEASSYSQQHSVRISGEMEERHITVINPPHLLQQNLSQHQITQTVRECVSLSAPGPHVFILIMQYNDFRENDRHRVKYLLNLFSEQAMKHTIVLTTDEDTRGLIYLTCLITNNAIHDLIKECGGGHLQFDTVNTRRRSELFRRTEEILKKEHEEFLLCNMYEDGGDATPVDGDLSRSGASDREDDKEKKDSDLKESTKIASDGGGLDESRITLMFFRRSGVCDVTETSSVALLMSELMKGGLTERPDVTDASVVFLDLPEIFKEDLWIHQRMDGLDRFLLFPAGHLTGSPIKRLFRIY